A part of Spodoptera frugiperda isolate SF20-4 chromosome 25, AGI-APGP_CSIRO_Sfru_2.0, whole genome shotgun sequence genomic DNA contains:
- the LOC118265187 gene encoding sulfhydryl oxidase 1 isoform X1 — MNLGHAVVLFNAIFIALVNSAVIVDDGDVDQQGLYSKSDHVDILTNRNFERKIYGQNHAIVAQFYNSYCGHCRAFAPRFKTMASEMLNWRNIIRLAVIDCSVEENNEICRQFEVMAYPSLRYLHENYVKANGNVGDKIQLTDTLEKLKAQIVTRMQNDQTIGNLKFAPSLGIESFKDYASAVKDVPANIQYTFLVLEAHNSTLGSELALDLNDYPNVKVKRVHEASEIAELANIKQFPGLVAVSSTLESTTLVPKDYSKGGLLKAINSFLKSKNYAFPVHDHGSQEIVTNDHSNEKPVTLNTDLVYYSDLEKTIKTSLHTEITRFKNLSGEPLQALLDYLDVLIVSFPFRANLKEYITELRTTLASKSSWDGGEVYAVVKSLETTHAPVYITNLEYVRCKGSQPKFRGYTCGLWTLFHTLTVNAAQKPGTESPKVLKAMHGYVKNFFGCTECAGHFQAMAARNRIFDVKENDKAVLWLWIAHNEVNLRLAGDTTEDPEHPKIQFPSVARCPECRLARGAWNLPAVYQYLQNVYGASSIQSMRRARSSAAPSVPFSNLDIGMLSLLFLLISRRV; from the coding sequence ATGAACCTGGGCCATgcagtagttttatttaatgctATATTCATTGCATTAGTGAATAGTGCAGTTATTGTGGACGATGGTGATGTAGATCAACAAGGACTTTATAGTAAGTCTGATCATGTTGACATATTAACGAATCGTAATTTTGAAAGGAAAATTTATGGGCAGAATCATGCAATTGTGGCTCAATTTTACAATAGCTATTGTGGACACTGTCGAGCTTTTGCTCCCAGATTTAAAACTATGGCGTCTGAAATGCTAAATTGGAGAAATATTATAAGGCTGGCTGTAATTGACTGTTCTGTGGAAGAAAACAATGAAATTTGTAGACAGTTTGAAGTAATGGCTTACCCATCGTTACGCTATTTGCATGAGAATTATGTCAAAGCAAATGGTAATGTTGGTGATAAGATACAGTTAACTGACACACTTGAAAAACTTAAGGCTCAAATAGTCACTAGAATGCAAAATGATCAAACCATTGGAAACTTAAAGTTTGCACCTTCATTGGGTATTGAATCTTTCAAAGACTATGCATCTGCTGTTAAGGATGTGCCTGCAAACATTCAATATACATTCCTTGTATTGGAAGCTCATAATTCTACATTAGGATCAGAGCTGGCTTTAGACCTAAATGATTACCCTAATGTTAAAGTAAAGAGAGTGCATGAAGCTAGTGAAATTGCTGAGCTGGCGAACATCAAACAATTTCCTGGACTTGTAGCTGTTAGCTCTACTTTGGAGTCTACTACTCTTGTCCCTAAAGACTATAGTAAAGGGGGGCTGCTGAAAGCAATTAATTCTTTCTTAAAATCTAAAAACTATGCTTTCCCTGTGCATGATCATGGTAGTCAAGAAATAGTTACTAATGACCACTCCAATGAAAAACCTGTGACTCTTAATACTGATCTTGTATATTATAGTGACTTGGAGAAAACCATTAAAACAAGTTTACATACTGAAATTACAAGATTTAAAAACTTGTCTGGCGAGCCTCTGCAAGCACTCTTAGACTATCTAGATGTTCTCATAGTCTCATTTCCTTTTAGAGCAAATCTTAAAGAGTATATCACAGAATTGCGTACTACTCTCGCATCAAAGAGTAGTTGGGATGGTGGTGAAGTGTATGCAGTAGTTAAAAGTTTAGAGACAACACATGCACCTGTATATataaccaatttagaatatgtGAGGTGTAAGGGTAGCCAGCCTAAATTCCGTGGTTACACTTGTGGCCTCTGGACACTATTTCACACTCTGACTGTAAATGCTGCTCAAAAACCTGGTACAGAAAGTCCAAAAGTTTTAAAAGCTATGCATGGTTATGTGAAGAACTTTTTTGGCTGCACAGAATGTGCTGGACATTTCCAAGCTATGGCAGCAAGAAATAGAATATTTGATGTGAAGGAAAATGACAAAGCTGTACTTTGGCTATGGATAGCACATAATGAAGTAAATCTTAGGTTAGCAGGAGATACCACTGAAGACCCCGAGCATCCAAAAATCCAGTTTCCTAGTGTTGCTAGGTGTCCTGAATGCCGACTAGCCAGAGGTGCTTGGAATCTACCAGCTGTATACCAGTACCTCCAAAATGTTTACGGTGCCTCAAGCATCCAATCCATGCGACGTGCCAGGTCATCTGCAGCACCTTCGGTACCATTCTCCAATTTGGACATCGGAATGCTAAGTCTCCT
- the LOC118265187 gene encoding sulfhydryl oxidase 1 isoform X2, whose product MNLGHAVVLFNAIFIALVNSAVIVDDGDVDQQGLYSKSDHVDILTNRNFERKIYGQNHAIVAQFYNSYCGHCRAFAPRFKTMASEMLNWRNIIRLAVIDCSVEENNEICRQFEVMAYPSLRYLHENYVKANGNVGDKIQLTDTLEKLKAQIVTRMQNDQTIGNLKFAPSLGIESFKDYASAVKDVPANIQYTFLVLEAHNSTLGSELALDLNDYPNVKVKRVHEASEIAELANIKQFPGLVAVSSTLESTTLVPKDYSKGGLLKAINSFLKSKNYAFPVHDHGSQEIVTNDHSNEKPVTLNTDLVYYSDLEKTIKTSLHTEITRFKNLSGEPLQALLDYLDVLIVSFPFRANLKEYITELRTTLASKSSWDGGEVYAVVKSLETTHAPVYITNLEYVRCKGSQPKFRGYTCGLWTLFHTLTVNAAQKPGTESPKVLKAMHGYVKNFFGCTECAGHFQAMAARNRIFDVKENDKAVLWLWIAHNEVNLRLAGDTTEDPEHPKIQFPSVARCPECRLARGAWNLPAVYQYLQNVYGASSIQSMRRARSSAAPSVPFSNLDIGMLSLLTFHRN is encoded by the exons ATGAACCTGGGCCATgcagtagttttatttaatgctATATTCATTGCATTAGTGAATAGTGCAGTTATTGTGGACGATGGTGATGTAGATCAACAAGGACTTTATAGTAAGTCTGATCATGTTGACATATTAACGAATCGTAATTTTGAAAGGAAAATTTATGGGCAGAATCATGCAATTGTGGCTCAATTTTACAATAGCTATTGTGGACACTGTCGAGCTTTTGCTCCCAGATTTAAAACTATGGCGTCTGAAATGCTAAATTGGAGAAATATTATAAGGCTGGCTGTAATTGACTGTTCTGTGGAAGAAAACAATGAAATTTGTAGACAGTTTGAAGTAATGGCTTACCCATCGTTACGCTATTTGCATGAGAATTATGTCAAAGCAAATGGTAATGTTGGTGATAAGATACAGTTAACTGACACACTTGAAAAACTTAAGGCTCAAATAGTCACTAGAATGCAAAATGATCAAACCATTGGAAACTTAAAGTTTGCACCTTCATTGGGTATTGAATCTTTCAAAGACTATGCATCTGCTGTTAAGGATGTGCCTGCAAACATTCAATATACATTCCTTGTATTGGAAGCTCATAATTCTACATTAGGATCAGAGCTGGCTTTAGACCTAAATGATTACCCTAATGTTAAAGTAAAGAGAGTGCATGAAGCTAGTGAAATTGCTGAGCTGGCGAACATCAAACAATTTCCTGGACTTGTAGCTGTTAGCTCTACTTTGGAGTCTACTACTCTTGTCCCTAAAGACTATAGTAAAGGGGGGCTGCTGAAAGCAATTAATTCTTTCTTAAAATCTAAAAACTATGCTTTCCCTGTGCATGATCATGGTAGTCAAGAAATAGTTACTAATGACCACTCCAATGAAAAACCTGTGACTCTTAATACTGATCTTGTATATTATAGTGACTTGGAGAAAACCATTAAAACAAGTTTACATACTGAAATTACAAGATTTAAAAACTTGTCTGGCGAGCCTCTGCAAGCACTCTTAGACTATCTAGATGTTCTCATAGTCTCATTTCCTTTTAGAGCAAATCTTAAAGAGTATATCACAGAATTGCGTACTACTCTCGCATCAAAGAGTAGTTGGGATGGTGGTGAAGTGTATGCAGTAGTTAAAAGTTTAGAGACAACACATGCACCTGTATATataaccaatttagaatatgtGAGGTGTAAGGGTAGCCAGCCTAAATTCCGTGGTTACACTTGTGGCCTCTGGACACTATTTCACACTCTGACTGTAAATGCTGCTCAAAAACCTGGTACAGAAAGTCCAAAAGTTTTAAAAGCTATGCATGGTTATGTGAAGAACTTTTTTGGCTGCACAGAATGTGCTGGACATTTCCAAGCTATGGCAGCAAGAAATAGAATATTTGATGTGAAGGAAAATGACAAAGCTGTACTTTGGCTATGGATAGCACATAATGAAGTAAATCTTAGGTTAGCAGGAGATACCACTGAAGACCCCGAGCATCCAAAAATCCAGTTTCCTAGTGTTGCTAGGTGTCCTGAATGCCGACTAGCCAGAGGTGCTTGGAATCTACCAGCTGTATACCAGTACCTCCAAAATGTTTACGGTGCCTCAAGCATCCAATCCATGCGACGTGCCAGGTCATCTGCAGCACCTTCGGTACCATTCTCCAATTTGGACATCGGAATGCTAAGTCTCCT TACGTTTCATCGCAACTGA
- the LOC118265187 gene encoding sulfhydryl oxidase 1 isoform X3: MNLGHAVVLFNAIFIALVNSAVIVDDGDVDQQGLYSKSDHVDILTNRNFERKIYGQNHAIVAQFYNSYCGHCRAFAPRFKTMASEMLNWRNIIRLAVIDCSVEENNEICRQFEVMAYPSLRYLHENYVKANGNVGDKIQLTDTLEKLKAQIVTRMQNDQTIGNLKFAPSLGIESFKDYASAVKDVPANIQYTFLVLEAHNSTLGSELALDLNDYPNVKVKRVHEASEIAELANIKQFPGLVAVSSTLESTTLVPKDYSKGGLLKAINSFLKSKNYAFPVHDHGSQEIVTNDHSNEKPVTLNTDLVYYSDLEKTIKTSLHTEITRFKNLSGEPLQALLDYLDVLIVSFPFRANLKEYITELRTTLASKSSWDGGEVYAVVKSLETTHAPVYITNLEYVRCKGSQPKFRGYTCGLWTLFHTLTVNAAQKPGTESPKVLKAMHGYVKNFFGCTECAGHFQAMAARNRIFDVKENDKAVLWLWIAHNEVNLRLAGDTTEDPEHPKIQFPSVARCPECRLARGAWNLPAVYQYLQNVYGASSIQSMRRARSSAAPSVPFSNLDIGMLSLLYMTA, from the exons ATGAACCTGGGCCATgcagtagttttatttaatgctATATTCATTGCATTAGTGAATAGTGCAGTTATTGTGGACGATGGTGATGTAGATCAACAAGGACTTTATAGTAAGTCTGATCATGTTGACATATTAACGAATCGTAATTTTGAAAGGAAAATTTATGGGCAGAATCATGCAATTGTGGCTCAATTTTACAATAGCTATTGTGGACACTGTCGAGCTTTTGCTCCCAGATTTAAAACTATGGCGTCTGAAATGCTAAATTGGAGAAATATTATAAGGCTGGCTGTAATTGACTGTTCTGTGGAAGAAAACAATGAAATTTGTAGACAGTTTGAAGTAATGGCTTACCCATCGTTACGCTATTTGCATGAGAATTATGTCAAAGCAAATGGTAATGTTGGTGATAAGATACAGTTAACTGACACACTTGAAAAACTTAAGGCTCAAATAGTCACTAGAATGCAAAATGATCAAACCATTGGAAACTTAAAGTTTGCACCTTCATTGGGTATTGAATCTTTCAAAGACTATGCATCTGCTGTTAAGGATGTGCCTGCAAACATTCAATATACATTCCTTGTATTGGAAGCTCATAATTCTACATTAGGATCAGAGCTGGCTTTAGACCTAAATGATTACCCTAATGTTAAAGTAAAGAGAGTGCATGAAGCTAGTGAAATTGCTGAGCTGGCGAACATCAAACAATTTCCTGGACTTGTAGCTGTTAGCTCTACTTTGGAGTCTACTACTCTTGTCCCTAAAGACTATAGTAAAGGGGGGCTGCTGAAAGCAATTAATTCTTTCTTAAAATCTAAAAACTATGCTTTCCCTGTGCATGATCATGGTAGTCAAGAAATAGTTACTAATGACCACTCCAATGAAAAACCTGTGACTCTTAATACTGATCTTGTATATTATAGTGACTTGGAGAAAACCATTAAAACAAGTTTACATACTGAAATTACAAGATTTAAAAACTTGTCTGGCGAGCCTCTGCAAGCACTCTTAGACTATCTAGATGTTCTCATAGTCTCATTTCCTTTTAGAGCAAATCTTAAAGAGTATATCACAGAATTGCGTACTACTCTCGCATCAAAGAGTAGTTGGGATGGTGGTGAAGTGTATGCAGTAGTTAAAAGTTTAGAGACAACACATGCACCTGTATATataaccaatttagaatatgtGAGGTGTAAGGGTAGCCAGCCTAAATTCCGTGGTTACACTTGTGGCCTCTGGACACTATTTCACACTCTGACTGTAAATGCTGCTCAAAAACCTGGTACAGAAAGTCCAAAAGTTTTAAAAGCTATGCATGGTTATGTGAAGAACTTTTTTGGCTGCACAGAATGTGCTGGACATTTCCAAGCTATGGCAGCAAGAAATAGAATATTTGATGTGAAGGAAAATGACAAAGCTGTACTTTGGCTATGGATAGCACATAATGAAGTAAATCTTAGGTTAGCAGGAGATACCACTGAAGACCCCGAGCATCCAAAAATCCAGTTTCCTAGTGTTGCTAGGTGTCCTGAATGCCGACTAGCCAGAGGTGCTTGGAATCTACCAGCTGTATACCAGTACCTCCAAAATGTTTACGGTGCCTCAAGCATCCAATCCATGCGACGTGCCAGGTCATCTGCAGCACCTTCGGTACCATTCTCCAATTTGGACATCGGAATGCTAAGTCTCCT gtACATGACAGCATGA